In Ignavibacteriales bacterium, one genomic interval encodes:
- a CDS encoding LiaF-related protein, with protein sequence MTRTSEKEVAVSLDASFGTFNILKGDRNKIVAAEYCREADDKRQLEMFYDIEDDRGNLEINLTDEKRQKARRSSSISWEELKGEHSHPDERHLTAKFTDAVPLSMKIGVGAGRAILDFTGLKMKNLKVSAGASSAELHCDEPNTISCEYVTIESGVSKFSASHLTNLNFRKLKFSGGVGAYTLDFAGTLQQKAYAEVEVGLGAITVYVPKATPTRIITDDSWFSSVDVDDNYEKTRKNTYESENFAQSERTLTIKIGSGLGSIKVRCR encoded by the coding sequence GTGACGCGAACTTCGGAGAAGGAAGTCGCGGTCTCGCTGGATGCATCGTTCGGAACATTCAACATTTTGAAAGGCGACCGGAACAAGATCGTGGCCGCTGAATACTGCAGAGAAGCTGACGACAAGCGCCAGCTCGAGATGTTCTATGACATTGAGGACGATCGCGGGAATCTCGAGATCAACTTGACTGATGAGAAGAGGCAGAAGGCGCGCCGTTCGTCATCCATCTCGTGGGAAGAGCTTAAGGGAGAACACAGCCATCCCGACGAACGACATCTGACAGCAAAATTCACAGATGCCGTTCCTCTCAGTATGAAAATTGGGGTCGGCGCCGGAAGGGCGATTCTCGATTTCACCGGTCTGAAAATGAAGAACCTCAAGGTTTCTGCCGGTGCAAGTTCGGCTGAACTTCATTGCGATGAGCCAAACACAATCTCGTGTGAGTACGTCACAATCGAATCAGGCGTCAGCAAATTCTCGGCAAGTCATTTGACAAACCTCAACTTCCGCAAGCTCAAGTTCAGCGGCGGCGTTGGGGCATATACGCTTGACTTCGCCGGCACGCTGCAACAAAAAGCATACGCAGAAGTCGAGGTCGGGCTCGGCGCAATCACGGTCTATGTCCCCAAGGCAACTCCCACGCGCATCATCACAGACGACAGCTGGTTTTCGAGCGTCGATGTCGATGACAATTACGAGAAGACCCGCAAGAACACGTACGAGAGCGAGAATTTCGCACAGAGCGAAAGAACCCTCACCATCAAGATCGGATCCGGACTCGGAAGTATCAAGGTTCGTTGCCGATAG
- the secF gene encoding protein translocase subunit SecF — MRLFKKTNIDFMGIRGKMYILSSTIILLGMISLFVKGVNYGIDFRGGTELVLSFNATPDYGVLRSALMKAGLPDCEIKSFGSDQTILIRTSKQEEGLAVANRIKESIQTDLSNLKFSVLRQDKIGPKVGKELRTSAIYSVLATLAVILCYIAIRYKFIYGFGAVLSLYHDVLLTLGIISVLDGVIPHLNLEITQEIIAAFLTLIGLSVNDTVVVFDRIRENSKIYRSLSLGEVMNRSLNDTLSRTIITSGTILVALLVLLFVGGEVTRGFAFTLTIGIITGTYSSIYIASAIVLDYTLSRKKSQ; from the coding sequence ATGCGGCTTTTCAAGAAAACAAATATCGATTTCATGGGGATTCGCGGAAAGATGTACATCCTCTCTTCCACGATCATTCTGCTCGGCATGATTTCTCTCTTCGTCAAAGGCGTCAATTACGGCATAGATTTCCGCGGCGGAACCGAGCTTGTGCTTTCCTTCAATGCCACTCCTGACTACGGCGTCCTGCGCTCGGCGCTCATGAAAGCGGGCCTTCCTGACTGCGAGATCAAATCTTTCGGCAGTGATCAAACGATCCTGATCCGAACCTCCAAGCAGGAAGAAGGCTTAGCGGTCGCCAACAGGATCAAGGAATCGATCCAGACCGATCTCTCCAACCTCAAATTCTCGGTCCTTCGCCAGGATAAAATCGGACCCAAGGTCGGCAAAGAACTCCGCACCAGCGCTATCTATTCGGTGCTGGCAACACTGGCAGTGATCCTTTGCTACATTGCTATTCGGTACAAGTTCATCTACGGCTTTGGAGCGGTCCTCTCACTCTATCACGATGTTCTGCTGACACTGGGCATCATTTCTGTGCTTGACGGTGTGATCCCTCACCTCAACCTTGAAATCACACAGGAGATTATCGCCGCCTTTCTGACGCTCATCGGCCTCTCCGTGAACGATACAGTCGTTGTTTTTGATCGTATCCGGGAGAATTCGAAGATCTATCGCAGCTTGTCGCTCGGCGAAGTGATGAATAGGAGCCTCAACGATACACTGAGTCGAACCATTATCACGTCCGGCACCATACTCGTGGCACTCCTTGTTCTCCTCTTTGTCGGCGGCGAGGTCACCCGGGGGTTTGCTTTCACGCTGACGATCGGCATCATCACCGGCACCTATTCATCGATCTATATCGCCAGCGCAATCGTGCTCGACTACACGCTCAGCAGGAAGAAGTCGCAATAG
- the tmk gene encoding dTMP kinase translates to MFITFEGLDFSGKSTQVGLFSEKLTSAGVRSLVVRDPGGTAIGERIRSILLDRNVLGMSDYTELFLFSASRSQLVHEIIKPTLEQGTVVVLDRFYDSTTAYQGWGRGLPLEAISTVNQLASHGLIPAITFFIDIPVGEVERRMLLQKSGADRMEMSGREFYERARGGFLSLARSEPRFEVIDGTLDIQEIHKKVWSRFEQEYHRVI, encoded by the coding sequence ATGTTCATTACGTTCGAGGGGCTCGATTTCTCAGGTAAATCGACCCAGGTCGGACTCTTCTCCGAGAAACTTACAAGCGCGGGTGTGAGAAGCCTCGTCGTCAGAGATCCCGGGGGCACAGCTATCGGCGAGCGTATTCGCTCCATTCTGCTTGACCGAAACGTCCTTGGAATGTCCGATTACACCGAGCTCTTCCTGTTCTCGGCGAGTCGGTCGCAGCTCGTCCACGAAATAATCAAACCCACGTTGGAGCAGGGAACGGTCGTCGTCCTGGACAGATTTTACGATTCCACGACCGCGTATCAGGGATGGGGAAGAGGCCTCCCTCTGGAGGCGATCTCGACAGTCAATCAGCTTGCTTCGCACGGTCTCATTCCTGCGATTACATTCTTCATTGACATCCCCGTTGGTGAGGTCGAGCGCAGGATGCTCCTTCAAAAATCGGGCGCTGACCGGATGGAAATGAGCGGCCGGGAATTCTATGAGCGGGCCCGCGGGGGATTCTTGAGTCTGGCAAGATCCGAACCCAGATTCGAGGTCATTGACGGCACGCTTGATATCCAGGAAATCCACAAGAAAGTATGGAGCCGGTTTGAACAGGAGTATCACAGAGTCATTTGA
- a CDS encoding sigma-70 family RNA polymerase sigma factor, whose protein sequence is MAKSTKTNSATSTFPSRDPSSKSEQKRIESREEDALLIRRALTGDQRSYKKLRQKYHESIYNLIYRMIRDKDEVEDLTQEAFIKAFMSLSSFNDEFAFSTWLYKIATNNCIDYIRRKKLLTFSIDKPIESKESDYTYELPDSTYEPDQDLIDRQRKKLLEDAIDSLPAKYRHVIHLRHVEEKEYQEIAAILKLPLGTVKAHIFRAREMLNKFLRDRLRHY, encoded by the coding sequence ATGGCCAAAAGCACAAAGACCAATAGCGCCACCAGTACTTTCCCTTCCCGCGATCCTTCCAGCAAGTCTGAACAGAAACGAATTGAATCACGCGAAGAGGATGCCTTGCTGATCAGGCGCGCCCTTACAGGCGACCAGCGGTCATATAAGAAACTCCGCCAGAAGTACCACGAATCAATCTACAATCTCATCTACCGTATGATCCGCGACAAGGACGAAGTCGAGGATCTCACCCAGGAAGCGTTCATCAAGGCATTCATGTCTCTCTCGAGCTTCAACGATGAATTTGCCTTTTCAACCTGGCTTTACAAGATTGCGACGAACAACTGCATCGATTACATCCGACGCAAAAAGTTGCTGACCTTCTCTATCGACAAGCCAATCGAGTCGAAAGAAAGCGATTACACCTACGAGCTTCCCGATTCCACGTATGAGCCCGATCAGGACCTGATCGACAGGCAGCGGAAGAAGCTCCTGGAAGACGCCATCGATTCCCTCCCTGCGAAGTATCGCCATGTCATACACTTACGGCATGTTGAAGAGAAAGAGTATCAGGAAATTGCCGCAATCCTCAAACTTCCGTTGGGCACTGTCAAAGCTCACATTTTCCGCGCCCGTGAGATGCTGAACAAGTTCTTGCGCGACCGACTCCGCCATTACTAG
- a CDS encoding S41 family peptidase: protein MGSGKEESSTNHTRHRWLAVLGKRMTLSVRALGLLAIAVIACGFLVGFFGRSDDDLMLKTRQWIGVFGKVYTDVALNYVDPIDPERFMHAGIDGMLKTLDPYTVYLGEKESDELDLVTTGKYAGVGITIGLRDGYITVISPMEGFSAAKQGIQSGDRILEIDGKVLKSRSTEEVRELVRGVPGTSLKMKIEREGEPKPLEFVLIREEIPVRNVTFAGFVSDGIAYIRLERFSRTAGDDVRSSIKDLQSKGSIKGVVLDLRDNPGGLLDIAVDVVSKFLPESTLVVSTKGRRIDSERKYYSTETPMLGDVPLAVLVDRGSASASEIVAAAIQDVDRGVIVGTRSFGKGLVQTITRITENSSLKITSGRYYTPSGRSIQEVDYFHRTKDGVFTVKPDSARKKFRTAHNRVVLDGEGIVPDTTVADEPSSKLLDELARKAMLFKFANHLATEKRNLHENLEVTDALVLEFDAFLKEKDFQYEEDSEVQLKALRESAGKARYGKQFYEEVDRLAKIILEEKGRAFERYDKEVRRALKLEIIERFKGEKTAIQASFKDDRQLQVAATLLKSKGAYARLLAGEKK from the coding sequence ATGGGTTCAGGGAAAGAGGAAAGCAGTACGAATCACACACGGCACCGATGGCTCGCGGTATTGGGGAAACGCATGACGCTCTCGGTGAGAGCGCTGGGTTTGCTGGCGATCGCTGTCATCGCATGCGGATTCCTGGTCGGCTTTTTTGGGAGAAGTGATGATGATCTGATGCTGAAAACCCGACAATGGATCGGGGTATTTGGGAAGGTGTATACCGACGTCGCGTTGAACTATGTCGATCCGATCGATCCGGAGCGCTTCATGCACGCGGGAATCGATGGAATGCTGAAAACGCTCGATCCCTACACAGTCTATCTCGGCGAAAAAGAATCCGATGAACTTGACCTCGTGACGACGGGGAAATACGCCGGCGTCGGCATTACCATAGGACTCCGGGACGGATACATTACTGTCATCAGTCCAATGGAAGGGTTCTCTGCCGCGAAGCAAGGCATCCAAAGCGGGGACAGGATACTGGAAATCGACGGAAAAGTTCTGAAATCTCGCTCGACGGAGGAAGTTCGAGAGTTGGTTCGGGGTGTCCCCGGGACGTCACTGAAAATGAAAATCGAAAGGGAGGGAGAGCCTAAGCCGCTCGAATTTGTGCTCATTCGGGAGGAGATCCCGGTCCGGAATGTGACCTTCGCCGGCTTTGTTTCGGATGGCATTGCCTACATCAGACTCGAACGGTTTTCGAGAACAGCCGGTGATGATGTGCGCTCGTCGATCAAAGATCTCCAGAGCAAAGGGTCGATCAAAGGCGTGGTTCTCGATTTGCGCGACAACCCCGGCGGATTGCTCGATATTGCAGTCGATGTGGTTTCCAAGTTCCTTCCTGAGAGCACACTTGTCGTTTCGACGAAAGGGCGGAGGATTGATTCCGAACGGAAATACTACTCAACAGAAACTCCGATGCTGGGGGATGTCCCTCTTGCAGTCCTGGTTGATCGAGGGAGTGCGAGCGCAAGCGAAATAGTCGCGGCCGCCATACAGGATGTAGACCGGGGTGTTATCGTTGGTACGCGGTCGTTTGGAAAAGGTCTGGTGCAAACAATCACCCGGATTACTGAAAACAGCTCGCTCAAGATCACGTCTGGCCGGTACTACACACCGAGCGGGCGGAGCATCCAGGAAGTCGACTACTTCCACCGGACCAAAGATGGTGTCTTCACTGTGAAACCGGACAGCGCACGGAAGAAATTCAGGACAGCCCATAATCGGGTTGTGCTCGATGGCGAAGGAATTGTGCCTGATACAACGGTGGCCGATGAACCGTCGAGTAAGCTCCTCGATGAACTAGCACGCAAGGCAATGCTCTTCAAGTTCGCGAACCATCTCGCAACCGAGAAGAGAAATCTCCATGAGAACCTTGAGGTGACGGATGCATTGGTTCTCGAATTCGACGCATTCCTCAAAGAGAAGGATTTCCAGTACGAAGAAGACTCGGAGGTTCAACTCAAGGCGCTCCGTGAGTCAGCAGGAAAGGCGCGGTACGGAAAACAGTTCTATGAGGAGGTCGACCGGCTTGCGAAGATCATTCTCGAAGAGAAAGGCCGGGCTTTTGAGCGATATGACAAAGAGGTACGCAGAGCATTGAAACTGGAGATCATTGAGCGATTCAAGGGGGAAAAGACAGCGATCCAGGCGTCGTTCAAAGACGATCGCCAGCTTCAGGTTGCAGCCACACTCCTCAAGAGCAAAGGTGCATACGCCAGACTTCTTGCGGGTGAGAAGAAGTAG
- a CDS encoding cobalamin-binding protein, translating to MKLRILILTAAILLASCSRENKQETRGPITRIDDVGHSVSLQRTPRRIVSLAPSITETLFALGLDSSIVGVTDYCDSPPAAKLKTSIGGMMNPDVERILALHPDLVLMSGSGNTKSDYEKLASAGVTVFVSYPRTLEGIFKSISDAGYLTSSTAHADSLLRLLRQRTEDLVCRAATQPKKSVLMLLSLSPIVAIGPGTFLDEMLTLANSDNIAHNAATAYPLLSREEILRRQPDVIIATNDIVHSTDDILSFYPEWKSLPAIRQKRVGIVDASIVSRPGPRIVNGLEALVHVLHPSR from the coding sequence ATGAAACTCCGCATTCTCATTCTGACGGCTGCAATACTCCTCGCATCGTGCTCGCGGGAAAACAAGCAGGAAACGCGCGGACCCATCACCAGAATAGATGATGTTGGCCACTCCGTCTCGCTGCAGCGCACCCCCCGACGCATAGTCTCGCTCGCACCCAGCATCACGGAAACGCTGTTTGCTCTCGGACTTGATTCTTCTATCGTCGGTGTCACCGATTACTGCGATTCTCCGCCTGCCGCAAAGCTGAAAACCAGCATCGGAGGCATGATGAATCCCGACGTCGAACGCATCCTCGCTCTCCATCCCGATCTTGTGCTGATGTCCGGCTCGGGCAACACAAAATCAGATTACGAGAAGCTCGCCTCCGCCGGCGTCACGGTGTTTGTTTCGTATCCACGAACTCTCGAGGGCATCTTCAAGTCCATCAGCGACGCCGGATATCTGACCTCCAGCACGGCACATGCGGATTCACTTCTCCGGCTTCTTCGCCAACGCACAGAAGATCTCGTCTGCAGGGCGGCCACTCAGCCAAAGAAGTCGGTCCTGATGCTCCTCTCCCTGAGCCCGATTGTCGCGATAGGCCCGGGGACCTTTCTCGACGAAATGCTCACTCTGGCAAACAGCGACAACATCGCACACAACGCCGCGACGGCATATCCGCTGCTCAGCCGGGAGGAAATTCTGCGACGCCAGCCGGACGTCATCATTGCCACGAATGACATCGTGCACTCCACCGACGACATCCTGTCTTTCTACCCGGAATGGAAATCCCTTCCAGCAATCCGCCAAAAGAGAGTGGGCATTGTCGATGCGAGCATCGTCAGCAGGCCAGGACCCCGCATCGTGAACGGGCTTGAGGCGCTCGTGCATGTGCTTCACCCTTCCCGCTAA
- a CDS encoding STAS domain-containing protein, with amino-acid sequence MKLKIKEVKGVVLIELKGNVMGGPDASSLNEELHKLIDAGKSKVVVDLGEVKFMNSSGLGMLIGALTTVRNAGGNLKLARASDKIEQLLIVTKLVTVFEHFDAVDEALASFK; translated from the coding sequence ATGAAACTCAAGATCAAAGAAGTCAAAGGAGTCGTGCTTATCGAATTGAAGGGCAATGTGATGGGTGGACCCGATGCGTCATCTTTGAACGAGGAGCTGCACAAGCTGATTGATGCGGGAAAAAGCAAGGTGGTAGTTGATCTTGGAGAAGTGAAGTTCATGAACAGCTCCGGTCTCGGCATGCTGATCGGCGCACTGACGACGGTCCGGAATGCCGGCGGCAACCTGAAACTTGCACGCGCTTCAGACAAGATCGAGCAACTGTTGATTGTGACAAAACTCGTGACGGTCTTCGAGCACTTCGATGCCGTTGATGAGGCGCTCGCTTCCTTCAAGTAA
- a CDS encoding deoxynucleoside kinase, which produces MTDSSKSLFVAVAGNIGAGKSSLTRLLAGRFGWKPYFESVDDNPYLPDFYADMSRWSFHLQIYFLANRFKHHKRMTESGDPVIQDRSIYEDAEIFARNLHDIGKMDDRDYSNYVSLFEVMTDYLKSPDLMIYLRASIDTLVQQISRRGRSFEQSIPREYLEQLNNHYERWIANYHRGPLLIIESDNLDFVNRDGDLEQICRSVKGKLDSIRT; this is translated from the coding sequence ATGACAGACTCTTCAAAATCACTCTTCGTGGCTGTGGCGGGAAATATCGGCGCCGGAAAGTCCTCTCTGACCCGGCTCCTCGCCGGCCGATTCGGCTGGAAGCCGTATTTCGAATCAGTGGATGACAATCCGTATCTTCCCGATTTCTATGCGGATATGTCGCGCTGGTCGTTCCATCTTCAGATCTACTTCCTTGCGAACCGTTTCAAACATCACAAGCGGATGACAGAATCTGGCGATCCGGTCATCCAGGACCGTTCAATCTACGAGGATGCTGAGATCTTCGCGCGCAACCTCCATGATATCGGTAAGATGGATGATCGCGATTACAGCAACTATGTGTCGCTGTTCGAAGTCATGACCGATTATCTCAAATCCCCCGACCTGATGATCTACCTCCGGGCCTCCATCGACACGTTGGTCCAGCAGATTTCACGCCGGGGACGCTCATTTGAACAGAGCATCCCGCGAGAGTATCTCGAGCAGTTGAACAACCATTACGAGCGTTGGATCGCCAATTATCACCGCGGCCCGCTGCTCATCATCGAAAGCGACAATCTGGATTTTGTGAACAGAGACGGGGATCTGGAACAGATCTGTCGATCGGTGAAGGGAAAGCTGGATTCGATCCGCACGTGA
- the secD gene encoding protein translocase subunit SecD: MRNQLSRIFLILAAVVVSLIFLYPTYQDYSYRKKLSALSGQDSIAYLDQNQEGILAAKLKRIKLGLDLQGGMRVVLEVDVIQLIDDLAKNKDDNFRAIVKEVRDQSVNNDESVIPVFGKKFQERGIRMSRYFGNIRDADNTILAQLDGETGKAIDRAIEIVRNRVDQYRVSEPNIQKQGTRRIIVELPGVKDEREVQSLLQGTALLEFRLLRDPQVSYKVMESIDNYLSGKIPGDTTSAAKTAQKEEKPKDALDELLGNNKPSSTDTTQEARFIREHPFFAYVTPDQRSTGEGFVLDINRDRVRRLLDRPDVQRLIPPDFEFLWSNKTDPTPEGKKFYHLYAVKKAAELTGKVIVDARASVDQETNRPIVNMEMNSEGSRDWARITGANVNKRIAIVLDKAVFSAPNVINKITGGHSQITGMESPNEARLLEIVLKAGALPAPVAIIQHGLVGSSLGEDSIRSGLTAVVLATILTVLFMVVYYHTSGAVADIALLFNLLFILGVMAGFSATLTLPGIAGILITIGVAVDANVLINERVREELAGGKTLRASIDAGYKRAWTAIIDAHVTSFLTGVILYQFGTGAVQGFAMTLMIGIAASLFSSIVITHVIINIMLDKGVHPNFG; encoded by the coding sequence GTGAGAAACCAATTATCGAGAATCTTTTTGATTCTTGCGGCTGTCGTTGTGTCGCTGATTTTTCTGTATCCAACCTACCAGGATTACAGCTACCGCAAGAAGCTTTCCGCGCTGTCAGGGCAGGATAGCATCGCCTACCTTGACCAGAATCAGGAAGGCATCCTTGCTGCAAAACTGAAACGTATCAAGCTAGGACTTGACCTCCAGGGAGGCATGCGTGTCGTCCTGGAAGTAGACGTCATTCAGTTAATCGATGACCTGGCGAAAAACAAAGACGACAATTTCCGCGCGATCGTCAAGGAAGTGCGCGACCAGTCGGTTAACAACGATGAATCGGTCATTCCTGTGTTCGGGAAGAAATTCCAGGAACGCGGCATCCGCATGAGCCGATACTTCGGCAACATCCGTGATGCCGATAACACGATTCTTGCTCAACTCGACGGTGAGACGGGCAAAGCAATTGATCGTGCAATTGAAATTGTCCGGAACCGCGTCGACCAGTACCGAGTGTCCGAACCGAATATTCAGAAACAGGGAACGCGACGAATTATCGTTGAGCTCCCAGGCGTGAAGGACGAACGGGAAGTACAAAGCCTCCTCCAGGGAACGGCGCTGCTCGAGTTCCGCCTTCTCCGCGACCCCCAGGTGTCTTACAAGGTCATGGAGTCTATTGATAACTACCTCTCGGGAAAGATACCCGGAGATACCACCAGTGCTGCAAAAACAGCGCAAAAAGAGGAAAAACCCAAGGACGCGCTCGATGAACTGCTGGGAAACAACAAGCCTTCCTCCACCGATACAACGCAGGAAGCCAGGTTCATCCGCGAACATCCGTTCTTCGCCTATGTTACGCCCGATCAAAGAAGTACAGGAGAGGGTTTTGTCCTCGACATCAACCGCGATCGCGTCAGACGGCTGCTCGATCGCCCCGACGTTCAACGGTTGATCCCCCCCGATTTCGAGTTCCTCTGGTCGAATAAGACAGACCCCACACCGGAAGGTAAGAAGTTCTACCATCTCTATGCAGTCAAGAAAGCGGCAGAATTGACAGGCAAAGTCATCGTGGATGCCAGGGCTAGCGTAGATCAGGAAACCAACCGTCCGATCGTGAACATGGAAATGAATTCGGAAGGTTCTCGTGATTGGGCCCGGATTACAGGCGCCAACGTGAACAAGCGCATTGCGATCGTTCTTGATAAGGCTGTGTTTTCCGCACCGAATGTGATCAACAAGATTACAGGCGGGCATTCCCAGATCACCGGCATGGAAAGTCCGAATGAAGCCCGGCTGCTGGAAATCGTCCTCAAGGCTGGCGCTCTTCCAGCTCCCGTTGCCATCATCCAACATGGTTTAGTCGGATCGTCGCTCGGCGAAGATTCGATCCGTTCAGGGTTGACGGCAGTCGTGCTTGCGACTATCCTCACGGTACTGTTCATGGTCGTATATTACCATACGTCAGGAGCAGTCGCAGACATCGCGCTGCTTTTCAATCTGCTGTTCATTCTGGGCGTGATGGCCGGCTTCTCGGCGACTCTCACGTTGCCAGGGATTGCAGGCATCCTGATTACGATTGGTGTCGCCGTCGACGCGAACGTACTGATCAATGAGCGCGTGCGCGAGGAACTCGCAGGGGGAAAAACGCTGAGGGCATCGATCGATGCCGGTTACAAGCGTGCATGGACGGCTATCATTGATGCTCACGTGACCTCGTTCCTAACCGGTGTCATTTTGTATCAGTTCGGCACAGGCGCCGTGCAGGGATTTGCCATGACCTTGATGATCGGAATCGCGGCAAGTCTGTTCAGCTCAATCGTAATCACTCACGTGATCATTAATATCATGCTCGACAAAGGTGTCCACCCGAACTTTGGGTAG